In Candidatus Planktophila versatilis, the genomic window GGCGGCGGCGGCCGACGCGGGCCGCGCAAAGGCTCTGATCTACAAACAGAGTCAGCTATTACATTTAAAGAGTCAGTATTTGGCACAACCCTTGATCTCAAACTCAACACCGATGGCAATGGGCCACAGAACATTTCGGCTCGCGTTCCTGCCGGAGTAAATGATGGCGCCAAGATTCGCGTAAAAGGAAAAGGCGCACCAGGTGAAGCAGGCCCTGGAGATCTCTTTATTCAACTACAAGTTAAGCCTCACCCAATCTTTTCTCGCAAAGGCGAAAACTTAGTTCTCACACTCCCTGTAACTTTTGCCGAAGCCGCACTGGGTGCTGATATTAAAGTTCCCACACTTGCCGGAGATGATGTCACTGTGCGATTAGCAGCCGGAACACCCACAGGTCGGGTCTTGCGGGTAAAGGGGCGCGGAATTAAGAAGGGCGCAATTACTGGTGACCTACTTGTCACTATCGAGGTGCAAGTGCCTCGAAAGACAGAAGGTAAGGCGCAAGAGGCAATCAAAGCATTTGCCGCAGCAACTGCACACGAAGATGTGCGCGCCGAATTTATATCTAAGGCAAAGCTATGACAAAAGATTTGCCACAAGAAGATCATCCAGATGATGATGCTGGACTTTATGTAATTTCAGTTGCAGCAGAACTTTCCGGGCTGCACCCACAAACACTTCGTCAATACGACCGTTTAGGTTTGGTCTCACCAGATCGCACAGTAGGACGCAACCGCCGCTACTCACTTCGCGATATTGCATCCCTTCGCATGGTGGGCCGTCTTGTCGGTGAAGGAATTAATCACGCAGGCATCAAGCGAATTATTGAGTTAGAGACTGCCGTTGCAAGTATGGCGATGGAGGTTGCAAAGCTGCGCATTGAAGTAGATGCACTGCTGGTGGAGAATCCACCAAAAAGGTTGGCAACACGTAATAAGAGCGATGTCATCATTTACAAAGAAGAGAATTAAGCGTTCAAGAATTTAGTTCGTCCAGCCCACTTTCCTAAAACCGGTTCCACCGGTGATTTCAATACACCTTCAAGCAGTGTCGCATAAACATCTCGAAAGTCGGTCGTCACAGCCAAATCGCCTTTGATGAGATTTTTTAATGAAGGTTGGTCTCCATAAAATCCACCTGTCACTCGGTCGCCAATGATAAACATTGGCCCTGATGTTCCATGGTCTGTTCCTTGGGATCCGTTTCCAACCACGCGACGCCCAAATTCACTGTAAACCACCACTGTTACATCACTAGCTCGAGTGGTGGACTTCAGCTGGGTAAAGAAGCGCGAAATTGAATCAGAAACAACCCCCAAGAGTTCTGCTTGTGCGTTCGCCTCATTAGCGTGTGTGTCAAACCCACCTAACGAAACTGACCACACTCTTGTTGGAGCTCCGGCCGAAATCAATTTAGAGACCACATCTAACTGTTGTGCGAGATCGCTATCGCCCCCGGCATTCCCGCCATTAACTGTAGGCAAATCAGGAATGGAAGGAGCAGGTGCTTTCAAAATAGGCTGAATAGTTGACGAGACCGAGAAAAGATTGCGCATAGAGGTAGCAGCCGCAGCCATGAGTGGAGAATCAGTC contains:
- a CDS encoding DnaJ C-terminal domain-containing protein; the protein is MAAKDLYEKDFYQVLGVDKKASADEIKKKYRSLARDLHPDKNQGNVTLEEKFKAVSEAYDILSDSKKRAEYDEARSMFERGGFRAPTGGQNFQGGDFNDIFGGGNPQDIFANLFGGGGRRGPRKGSDLQTESAITFKESVFGTTLDLKLNTDGNGPQNISARVPAGVNDGAKIRVKGKGAPGEAGPGDLFIQLQVKPHPIFSRKGENLVLTLPVTFAEAALGADIKVPTLAGDDVTVRLAAGTPTGRVLRVKGRGIKKGAITGDLLVTIEVQVPRKTEGKAQEAIKAFAAATAHEDVRAEFISKAKL
- a CDS encoding heat shock protein transcriptional repressor HspR, which codes for MTKDLPQEDHPDDDAGLYVISVAAELSGLHPQTLRQYDRLGLVSPDRTVGRNRRYSLRDIASLRMVGRLVGEGINHAGIKRIIELETAVASMAMEVAKLRIEVDALLVENPPKRLATRNKSDVIIYKEEN
- a CDS encoding DUF1501 domain-containing protein, encoding MDTITRRKFLRLTAGTVAVGASASLLSVDEIAQAAISRPLAAGTPILVMVTLYGGNDGLNTVIPYTDPIYFSSRPEISYSPETMLPLDAELALNPAMKNLKILWDQKKVAIIRGVGYPNPDRSHFSSMAKWQSASPTNQINTGWLGRWIDGQAEDSMLAISLGSVLPPLFAGAKRSGSVLPLGGLLIPKGSIGKNCLKLASKSRTDSPLMAAAATSMRNLFSVSSTIQPILKAPAPSIPDLPTVNGGNAGGDSDLAQQLDVVSKLISAGAPTRVWSVSLGGFDTHANEANAQAELLGVVSDSISRFFTQLKSTTRASDVTVVVYSEFGRRVVGNGSQGTDHGTSGPMFIIGDRVTGGFYGDQPSLKNLIKGDLAVTTDFRDVYATLLEGVLKSPVEPVLGKWAGRTKFLNA